In the genome of Pseudarthrobacter sp. IC2-21, one region contains:
- a CDS encoding ABC transporter ATP-binding protein, which translates to MIEAQGLTKVYGEKTAVAGVNFTVEAGRVTGFLGPNGAGKSTTMRMIMSLDRPTSGSVTVNGAPFDRHAAPLRDVGALLDAKAVHTSRSAYNHLRAMAATHGIPKKRVHEVIEMTGLVEVAKKKVGGFSLGMGQRLGIAAALLGNPQTIILDEPVNGLDPEGVVWVRNLVKYLASEGRTVFLSSHLMSEMAVTADHLIVIGRGRIIADAPIKDIINGKGSARTRVRTDQPDQLMRLLAGDGVSVELQDNELLEVSGLDPRQIARAALDSHTMIYELTPLQASLEEAYMELTKDEVEYHSLITAGAAEAPAQSGGN; encoded by the coding sequence ATGATTGAGGCACAAGGCCTGACAAAGGTTTACGGCGAAAAGACCGCCGTCGCCGGAGTCAACTTCACTGTCGAGGCTGGCCGGGTCACCGGGTTCCTCGGCCCCAACGGCGCCGGCAAATCCACCACCATGCGCATGATCATGAGCCTGGACCGGCCGACGTCGGGCAGCGTCACCGTCAACGGGGCACCCTTCGACCGGCACGCCGCCCCGCTGCGGGACGTCGGCGCGCTGCTTGATGCCAAGGCTGTTCACACCAGCCGCTCCGCCTACAACCACCTCCGGGCCATGGCCGCGACACACGGCATTCCGAAGAAGCGCGTTCATGAAGTCATTGAAATGACGGGCCTGGTGGAGGTGGCCAAGAAGAAGGTGGGCGGCTTCTCACTGGGCATGGGACAGCGTTTGGGTATTGCCGCTGCACTGCTCGGCAACCCGCAGACCATCATCCTTGATGAACCGGTCAACGGCCTGGACCCCGAGGGCGTTGTCTGGGTCCGCAACCTGGTCAAGTACCTGGCCTCAGAGGGGCGCACCGTGTTCCTCTCCAGCCACCTGATGAGTGAGATGGCAGTGACGGCGGATCACCTGATCGTGATTGGCCGCGGCAGGATCATCGCCGATGCCCCGATCAAGGACATCATCAACGGCAAGGGCAGCGCCCGCACCCGCGTCCGCACCGACCAGCCGGACCAGCTGATGCGCCTGTTGGCCGGCGACGGCGTCTCCGTGGAACTGCAGGACAACGAGCTGCTTGAGGTCAGCGGCCTCGACCCGCGCCAGATCGCCCGCGCCGCCCTCGACAGCCACACCATGATCTACGAACTCACGCCGCTGCAGGCAAGCCTCGAGGAGGCCTACATGGAGCTGACCAAGGATGAAGTCGAATACCACTCGCTGATTACCGCGGGCGCCGCCGAGGCTCCCGCCCAGTCCGGAGGCAACTAA
- a CDS encoding bifunctional phosphatase PAP2/diacylglycerol kinase family protein has product MHTNRRPGPGFISRLDRRLVRRVSALPGGTHDTFFRRLSAAADQGKLWIGAAAIMALFPGRTRRAAVHGLIAQAVASAVTNAGFKTLLPRTRPLPEHLPVFRFVHPQPTSSSMPSGHSASAIAFAVGTGLVRPVLGAALAPAAVGVAYSRVHTGAHWPSDVVFGSAIGAGAALLTRKWWPVRPPFPQVTRAETDAPRLPGGEGLSIVVNTLGGSYKEETAAALQEVFPQAYIKTVDPEESLEDAIQATATHPGTLALGVWGGDGTVGTAAAAAVERSLPLLVLPGGTLNHFARDTGTGSLKEAVAAATNGEAAESDVGRVTVERGLAGNPETAELIMVNTASVGLYPNLVRRREQLQPALGKPLAGVVAMFRTFAVGTPTVLMVDGVRHKVWIAYLGRGRYYPRDHAPLYRPVLDDGVLDVRMITADESFARLRLLWSVLTGTVATSRITHLREATEVLIESAGSPMALAVDGEALAGVRSARFRVEPRALTYYSPRP; this is encoded by the coding sequence ATGCACACCAACAGGCGCCCAGGACCGGGGTTCATCAGCCGTCTTGACCGGCGTCTGGTCCGGAGGGTTTCCGCGCTTCCCGGGGGGACCCACGACACGTTCTTCCGCAGGCTCTCCGCCGCCGCGGATCAAGGCAAGCTCTGGATCGGTGCAGCCGCGATCATGGCACTGTTCCCCGGCCGGACCCGCCGCGCAGCCGTACACGGGCTGATCGCCCAGGCCGTGGCATCGGCGGTGACCAACGCCGGTTTCAAGACCCTGCTGCCCCGCACCCGGCCGTTGCCGGAGCACCTGCCGGTCTTCAGGTTTGTCCATCCGCAGCCCACCAGCTCGTCCATGCCGTCCGGTCACTCCGCCTCAGCCATCGCCTTCGCCGTGGGAACCGGCCTGGTCCGGCCGGTCCTCGGTGCGGCGCTGGCGCCGGCGGCTGTGGGTGTGGCATATTCCCGAGTTCACACCGGGGCCCACTGGCCCTCAGATGTGGTTTTTGGGTCCGCGATCGGTGCAGGTGCTGCCCTGCTCACCCGAAAGTGGTGGCCGGTGCGGCCGCCGTTTCCCCAGGTCACGCGGGCGGAAACGGACGCCCCCAGACTCCCGGGCGGTGAGGGCCTGAGCATTGTGGTGAACACGCTCGGCGGGTCCTACAAGGAGGAGACCGCTGCGGCCCTGCAGGAAGTATTCCCACAAGCGTATATAAAGACCGTGGATCCCGAGGAGAGCCTGGAGGACGCTATTCAGGCCACCGCAACGCACCCCGGCACCCTGGCACTCGGTGTGTGGGGCGGTGACGGGACCGTAGGCACTGCCGCAGCCGCCGCCGTCGAGCGTTCCCTTCCGCTGCTCGTGCTGCCCGGCGGCACCTTGAACCACTTTGCCCGGGACACCGGCACCGGGAGCCTCAAGGAGGCGGTTGCGGCCGCCACAAACGGTGAGGCTGCGGAGTCCGATGTGGGCAGGGTGACGGTGGAACGCGGGCTGGCAGGAAACCCGGAAACGGCCGAACTCATCATGGTGAACACCGCCAGTGTGGGCCTGTACCCGAATCTGGTGCGCCGCCGTGAACAGCTGCAGCCGGCCCTTGGCAAGCCGTTGGCGGGGGTGGTGGCTATGTTCCGGACCTTCGCGGTGGGAACACCCACCGTCCTGATGGTGGACGGGGTCCGGCACAAGGTCTGGATCGCGTACCTGGGACGTGGCCGCTACTATCCCCGTGACCATGCGCCCCTGTACCGGCCCGTTCTGGATGACGGCGTACTGGACGTCCGGATGATCACCGCTGATGAATCCTTCGCCCGGTTGCGGCTGCTGTGGTCCGTTCTCACGGGAACCGTGGCAACCTCCCGGATCACCCACCTGAGGGAGGCCACGGAGGTTCTGATTGAATCTGCGGGTTCGCCGATGGCACTGGCTGTGGACGGTGAAGCGCTGGCAGGCGTCCGCAGTGCCCGGTTCCGCGTTGAGCCGCGGGCCCTGACGTACTATTCGCCGCGGCCCTGA
- a CDS encoding MFS transporter, with protein MKTDISSTSAGPSLTAAAAATFVVFGVNGFVFASWAARIPAVTETLHLTSGQMGSLLLCTAVGSLLALPTAGLVVGRIGTANAVRAAGLLAALAGVGIALSLSAESVLGTAISLFFFGIGIGLWDVSQNIEGADVEHKLRRTIMPQFHAAFSGGAFVGALIGAGLSTLGVGLPEHLLVIAAVVVVVALVTPRYFLPHEPEPVRLEGEAQAVKGPSPWRDSRTLLIGVVVLGATLTEGAGNDWIAKATVDGLGTTESTGALMFALFVLAMTGMRFFGGRVIDAYGRVAVLRASMAAAAAGLGLFVLAGNVWLAGIGAALWGVGAALAFPMGMSAAADDPRHAAARVSVVSTLGYVAFLAGPPLLGYLGDLTGIHLALLAILAPIVVALVLAGAAKPLIPELSPARD; from the coding sequence ATGAAGACCGACATCTCCAGTACCTCGGCCGGCCCCTCCCTCACAGCAGCTGCCGCGGCAACGTTTGTGGTCTTCGGAGTCAACGGCTTTGTGTTTGCCAGCTGGGCGGCCCGGATTCCTGCGGTCACCGAAACGCTCCACCTCACGTCCGGCCAGATGGGCAGCCTGCTGCTGTGCACGGCGGTCGGGTCGCTGCTGGCTCTTCCGACGGCGGGACTCGTGGTGGGTAGGATCGGCACGGCCAACGCCGTGCGCGCCGCCGGATTGCTGGCCGCGCTGGCCGGGGTAGGGATCGCTCTCTCCCTGTCGGCTGAGTCGGTCCTGGGTACGGCCATTTCGCTGTTCTTCTTCGGCATCGGCATCGGGCTGTGGGACGTCTCCCAGAACATCGAAGGTGCCGACGTGGAACACAAGCTGCGGCGGACCATCATGCCCCAGTTCCACGCCGCCTTCAGCGGCGGGGCGTTCGTGGGCGCCCTGATCGGTGCAGGGTTGTCCACCCTCGGCGTGGGCCTGCCCGAACACCTGCTGGTCATTGCCGCGGTGGTGGTTGTGGTGGCACTGGTGACTCCGCGCTATTTCCTTCCGCACGAACCCGAACCGGTCCGCCTCGAAGGCGAAGCCCAGGCCGTGAAGGGCCCTTCGCCGTGGCGCGACAGCCGAACCCTGCTGATAGGTGTGGTGGTCCTCGGGGCAACCCTCACCGAGGGCGCCGGGAATGACTGGATCGCCAAGGCCACAGTGGATGGCCTGGGCACCACAGAGTCCACCGGTGCGCTGATGTTCGCCCTGTTTGTCCTGGCCATGACAGGCATGCGGTTCTTCGGCGGCCGCGTGATTGACGCGTACGGCCGCGTCGCAGTGCTTCGTGCCAGCATGGCCGCGGCAGCTGCAGGACTCGGCCTGTTTGTGCTCGCCGGAAACGTGTGGCTGGCCGGGATCGGCGCCGCACTGTGGGGTGTCGGCGCCGCCCTGGCCTTCCCGATGGGAATGTCCGCCGCGGCCGATGATCCCAGGCATGCCGCCGCGAGGGTTTCCGTTGTCTCCACTTTGGGTTACGTTGCATTCCTCGCCGGGCCGCCCCTGCTGGGATATCTGGGCGATCTCACCGGCATCCACCTCGCCCTGCTGGCCATCCTCGCGCCCATTGTGGTGGCCCTGGTCCTCGCCGGGGCCGCAAAGCCGTTGATCCCTGAACTCAGTCCCGCCCGGGATTAG
- a CDS encoding ATP-binding cassette domain-containing protein yields the protein MAHIDVSGIDYFLSDGTQLLNGVTFKVPDGTKTALIGPNGTGKTTLFRIISGDLVPDEGVIGRSGNMGIMRQFVGQVRDDSTVRDLLVSAAPPALAAAAREVDEAELAMVELDDEPSQMRYAQAVVDWGDAGGYDVETVWDEVCMAALGLPFDRAQHRPASSLSGGEQKRLVLEALFAGPDDLLLLDEPDNYLDVPGKRWLEDKLNESKKTVFFISHDRELLNNAAGRIVTLEPGINGAGAWVHGGGFGSYVDARADRNARFEELRKRWDEEHVKLKELVNMYKNKAAFRSDMANRYHAAQTRLAKFLEVGPPEALPIEQNVQMRLKGGRTAKRAIVAEQLELTGLMKPFSTEVWFGDRVGVLGSNGSGKSHFLRLLATGGTDPEREHLPVSDVDIAEVPHEGTVKLGARIRPGFFAQTHVRPDLLGKTLLEILHRGDEHRSGLGREAAAGALDGYGLAGQSEQKYESLSGGQQARFQILLLQLSGATLLLLDEPTDNLDLHSAEALEKAIDHFEGTVLAVTHDRWFARTFDRFLVFGSDGKVYESAEPVWDEKRVERAR from the coding sequence GTGGCTCATATTGACGTTTCCGGCATCGACTACTTCCTTTCCGACGGCACCCAACTCCTGAACGGCGTGACCTTCAAGGTCCCGGACGGCACCAAAACTGCGCTGATCGGGCCCAACGGCACCGGCAAGACCACGCTGTTCCGGATCATCTCAGGCGATCTTGTCCCGGACGAAGGGGTTATTGGACGCTCTGGAAACATGGGCATCATGCGCCAGTTCGTGGGCCAGGTCCGGGACGATTCCACCGTCCGGGACCTGCTGGTATCGGCTGCACCGCCCGCCCTGGCGGCCGCCGCCCGCGAGGTGGACGAGGCTGAGCTCGCCATGGTGGAGCTCGACGACGAGCCCTCCCAGATGCGGTACGCCCAGGCTGTTGTGGACTGGGGTGACGCTGGCGGCTACGACGTCGAAACCGTCTGGGACGAGGTGTGCATGGCCGCGCTGGGACTCCCCTTCGACCGCGCCCAGCACCGCCCGGCGTCGAGCCTTTCCGGCGGTGAGCAGAAGCGTCTGGTCCTCGAGGCACTGTTCGCCGGTCCTGACGACCTCCTGCTCCTGGACGAACCGGACAACTACCTCGACGTGCCCGGCAAGCGCTGGCTCGAGGACAAGCTGAACGAGTCCAAGAAGACGGTCTTCTTCATCAGCCACGACCGCGAACTGCTCAACAACGCCGCCGGCCGGATCGTGACCCTCGAACCGGGGATCAACGGTGCCGGCGCGTGGGTCCACGGCGGCGGCTTCGGCTCCTACGTGGACGCCCGCGCCGACCGGAACGCGCGCTTCGAAGAGCTGCGCAAACGCTGGGACGAGGAGCACGTCAAGCTCAAGGAACTCGTCAACATGTACAAAAACAAGGCTGCTTTCCGCTCCGACATGGCCAACCGGTACCACGCAGCGCAAACCCGACTGGCCAAATTCCTGGAAGTGGGGCCGCCCGAGGCGCTGCCTATCGAACAAAACGTGCAGATGCGGCTCAAGGGCGGCCGCACCGCCAAGCGCGCCATCGTGGCGGAGCAGCTTGAACTCACCGGGCTGATGAAACCGTTCTCCACGGAGGTCTGGTTCGGCGACCGCGTTGGCGTCCTCGGCTCCAACGGGTCAGGCAAGAGCCACTTCCTGCGGCTGCTCGCCACCGGCGGGACCGACCCGGAGCGTGAGCATCTGCCCGTTTCCGACGTCGACATCGCCGAAGTGCCCCACGAGGGCACCGTGAAACTCGGCGCCCGCATCCGGCCCGGTTTCTTCGCCCAGACCCACGTCCGGCCGGACCTGCTCGGCAAAACCCTGCTGGAAATCCTGCACCGCGGCGACGAACACCGCTCCGGGCTCGGCCGTGAGGCTGCTGCCGGTGCGCTGGACGGATACGGCCTGGCCGGGCAGTCGGAGCAGAAGTACGAGTCCCTCTCCGGTGGCCAGCAGGCGCGGTTCCAGATCCTGCTGCTGCAGCTCTCGGGAGCCACGTTGTTGCTGCTGGACGAACCCACGGACAACCTGGACCTGCACTCGGCCGAGGCGCTGGAGAAGGCCATTGACCACTTCGAGGGGACCGTCCTGGCCGTGACGCACGATCGCTGGTTCGCTCGCACTTTCGACCGCTTCCTGGTGTTTGGTTCCGACGGCAAGGTCTACGAATCCGCCGAGCCGGTCTGGGACGAAAAGCGGGTCGAGCGCGCCCGCTGA
- a CDS encoding penicillin-binding transpeptidase domain-containing protein: MGNSKKLSLAIAGLILGASLVSCDDGRGGAVAAAKQFAAAVSVLDVSPVAFDGKDSGVAKQQVQDIFKSLDPDRPAVETGELSLEGNTATVPLNYTWKIGSGEWKYTTYAEFKKSGDKWLTAWNPSSLVPELAEGEILTKGTQSPPRADILGAGDAKLVTYRPVVKVGIDKPLLGAADPAASATKLAELVGVDAAAYTQQVSAAGAQAFVPAITLREEGRNITDEQIAAIPGGRAIKESQPLAPSRSFARAVLGSVGEASAEQIEASAGALSAGDVTGIGGLQQQYDAQLRGTDAVVVRAHRADLTREQINAAGTDPRRVVFQTAPKPGTPLKTTLDPTLQALAESTLAGVGPASAIVALRPSSGAVLAAASGPGSNGYNTAMLGQYAPGSIFKMVDSLAMFRNGLTPDSKVECTPTLEVDGRTFKNSEGYPESSLGSVTLRDAFAHSCNTAFIAARDKVTQAQLEAAAVAMGVAVEAPKLGAAAFLGSVPGEAGGTEHAASMIGQGKVLMSPLAAAMMAGSVAKGSPVSPQLVLNPDAGAAGGTPGEPTAEAASPSSSITPEAPAQASGKPITAEEAAALSDMMRAVVTSGHAGFLASVPGAPVGAKTGTAEYGKETPPKTHAWIVAVHGDLAVAVFVEDGGLGATTSGPLLKQFLTTAG, encoded by the coding sequence GTGGGGAACTCAAAGAAACTTTCACTTGCCATAGCTGGTCTCATTCTCGGCGCCTCCCTGGTGTCCTGCGACGACGGCAGAGGGGGTGCCGTGGCCGCGGCCAAACAGTTCGCGGCCGCGGTGTCCGTGCTCGACGTCAGCCCCGTCGCCTTTGACGGCAAAGACTCCGGCGTGGCCAAGCAGCAGGTTCAGGACATCTTCAAATCTCTTGACCCGGACAGGCCCGCCGTGGAAACCGGGGAACTGTCACTCGAGGGCAACACCGCCACCGTTCCGCTCAACTACACCTGGAAGATCGGCTCAGGCGAGTGGAAGTACACCACCTACGCTGAGTTTAAGAAGTCCGGGGACAAGTGGCTCACCGCATGGAACCCGTCATCGCTGGTCCCGGAGCTCGCTGAGGGTGAGATCCTCACCAAGGGCACGCAGTCGCCTCCGCGGGCAGACATCCTCGGCGCCGGCGACGCGAAGCTGGTTACATACCGCCCGGTGGTCAAAGTCGGCATCGACAAACCACTGCTCGGCGCGGCAGATCCGGCCGCGTCCGCCACCAAGTTGGCGGAACTGGTGGGTGTGGATGCCGCAGCCTACACACAGCAGGTTTCGGCGGCCGGCGCCCAGGCCTTTGTCCCGGCCATCACCCTGCGTGAAGAAGGCCGCAACATAACCGACGAGCAGATCGCGGCGATCCCCGGTGGCCGGGCCATCAAGGAAAGCCAGCCGCTGGCTCCGAGCCGTAGCTTCGCACGGGCAGTCCTCGGTTCCGTGGGCGAGGCCAGTGCAGAACAGATTGAAGCCTCGGCCGGGGCGCTGAGCGCGGGCGACGTGACGGGCATCGGCGGGCTCCAGCAACAATACGACGCCCAGCTCCGCGGAACCGACGCCGTGGTGGTCCGTGCACACAGGGCAGACCTCACCCGCGAACAGATCAACGCCGCGGGCACTGATCCCCGCCGCGTGGTGTTCCAAACCGCACCCAAGCCGGGCACGCCGCTGAAGACCACCCTCGACCCCACCCTCCAGGCCCTGGCGGAGAGCACGTTGGCCGGCGTGGGGCCGGCCTCGGCCATCGTGGCACTCCGACCCTCCTCAGGCGCGGTCCTGGCGGCCGCTTCGGGGCCGGGAAGCAATGGGTATAACACCGCGATGCTGGGCCAGTACGCACCCGGCTCGATCTTCAAGATGGTCGATTCGCTGGCAATGTTCCGTAACGGACTGACACCCGATTCAAAGGTGGAGTGCACCCCCACCCTCGAGGTGGACGGCCGCACCTTCAAAAACTCGGAAGGCTACCCGGAAAGTTCGCTCGGATCGGTAACCCTCCGCGATGCCTTCGCCCACTCCTGCAACACGGCGTTCATCGCAGCGCGGGACAAAGTCACGCAAGCCCAGCTTGAGGCGGCCGCGGTGGCCATGGGTGTGGCCGTCGAAGCCCCGAAGTTGGGTGCCGCGGCGTTCCTGGGTTCCGTTCCCGGCGAGGCAGGCGGCACCGAACACGCGGCGTCCATGATCGGCCAGGGCAAGGTGCTGATGTCCCCGCTGGCTGCGGCCATGATGGCGGGTTCCGTAGCCAAGGGCTCCCCCGTTTCACCGCAGCTGGTCCTGAACCCGGACGCCGGCGCCGCGGGAGGCACCCCCGGTGAACCGACAGCGGAAGCAGCGTCGCCGTCGTCGAGCATCACGCCCGAGGCCCCGGCGCAGGCATCAGGCAAACCGATCACAGCCGAGGAAGCCGCGGCACTCTCCGACATGATGCGCGCAGTGGTGACCTCCGGCCACGCCGGTTTCCTGGCCAGCGTGCCCGGAGCCCCGGTGGGCGCCAAGACCGGCACCGCGGAGTACGGCAAGGAAACACCGCCCAAGACGCACGCCTGGATTGTGGCCGTCCACGGCGACCTCGCTGTGGCCGTGTTTGTCGAAGACGGCGGGTTGGGCGCGACCACGTCCGGGCCGCTGCTCAAACAGTTCCTGACCACAGCCGGCTGA
- a CDS encoding NAD(P)/FAD-dependent oxidoreductase produces the protein MADVAVVGSGPNGLAAAAVMARAGLSVEVLEAAGTIGGGTRTTELMQPGHLHDICSAVHPMALASTFFRDFELERRIKLVVPELGFGSPLDGGRAALGYHSLERTVEALGRDGAAYGKLLAPLVSRIDGVMDATQHQLLRIPRDPVAAALFGLRTFEQGTPLWNARFREELAPALLSGVAAHAVSHLPSLAAAGAGLMLTALAHAQGWPIPQGGSAAIAEALAADIRAHGGVIRTGEPIDSLRQLGGARAVLLDVAPRGLLEIAGESMPAKYRRSLEAFRYGNGSCKVDYILSGPVPWAAAELADAGTVHVGGTRKEMSRAENEVSAGKHPERPYVLAAQPSRFDSSRAPAGRHILWAYCHVPAGSTRDMGEAVTNQIERFAPGFRDVVVQTHVTTAAELASYNRNYIGGDFSAGIMDVRGLLQRPVVSPIPWRTPLRGVYLCSSSTPPGPGVTGMPGFFAAKHALKDIFGLDVPPLGLQP, from the coding sequence ATGGCTGATGTCGCCGTCGTAGGTTCCGGTCCCAACGGACTCGCCGCAGCCGCAGTGATGGCCCGGGCCGGGCTGTCAGTAGAAGTCCTGGAAGCTGCGGGGACGATCGGCGGAGGTACCCGCACCACCGAACTGATGCAACCGGGCCACCTGCATGACATTTGCTCGGCGGTGCATCCCATGGCCCTGGCATCCACCTTCTTCCGCGATTTCGAACTGGAGCGCAGGATCAAGCTGGTGGTTCCGGAGCTCGGGTTCGGTTCACCGCTCGATGGCGGGAGGGCTGCGCTCGGCTATCACTCGCTGGAGCGCACCGTCGAGGCACTCGGCCGCGACGGCGCGGCGTACGGGAAGCTGCTCGCTCCCCTGGTGAGCCGCATCGACGGCGTCATGGACGCCACCCAGCACCAGTTACTGAGGATCCCGAGGGATCCAGTGGCGGCTGCACTCTTTGGGCTGCGGACATTCGAACAGGGGACTCCGCTGTGGAACGCCCGCTTCCGGGAGGAACTGGCGCCGGCCCTGCTGAGTGGTGTTGCGGCACACGCTGTTTCGCATCTGCCGTCATTGGCGGCGGCGGGGGCGGGCCTGATGCTCACCGCTCTGGCCCATGCGCAGGGATGGCCCATTCCCCAAGGGGGTTCGGCTGCTATTGCCGAGGCCCTCGCGGCGGACATCCGGGCCCACGGTGGTGTAATCCGTACCGGGGAACCCATCGATAGCCTCCGGCAACTCGGTGGGGCGCGTGCAGTCCTGCTGGACGTTGCACCCCGGGGACTGCTTGAGATTGCCGGGGAGAGCATGCCCGCAAAATACCGGCGCTCCCTCGAGGCATTCCGCTACGGGAATGGTTCCTGCAAGGTGGATTACATCCTGTCCGGGCCGGTTCCGTGGGCTGCTGCCGAGCTGGCTGACGCCGGCACAGTGCATGTAGGCGGCACGCGGAAGGAAATGTCTCGGGCCGAGAACGAGGTTTCCGCGGGGAAGCATCCTGAGCGTCCCTACGTCCTGGCGGCGCAGCCCTCCCGGTTCGACAGCAGCCGGGCCCCCGCAGGGCGCCACATTCTGTGGGCCTATTGCCACGTCCCCGCAGGCTCCACGCGGGATATGGGCGAGGCGGTGACCAACCAAATTGAACGTTTCGCGCCAGGGTTCCGGGACGTGGTGGTGCAAACCCACGTGACCACGGCGGCCGAACTGGCAAGTTACAACCGGAACTACATCGGCGGGGACTTCAGCGCGGGCATCATGGACGTTCGCGGGCTTCTTCAAAGGCCCGTTGTGTCCCCAATTCCCTGGCGGACACCCCTGCGGGGAGTGTATTTGTGCTCGTCCTCCACGCCGCCGGGCCCGGGCGTCACAGGGATGCCGGGATTCTTCGCTGCTAAACATGCACTAAAGGACATATTCGGCCTTGACGTGCCGCCGCTCGGGCTTCAGCCGTAG
- a CDS encoding glycosyltransferase family 87 protein: protein MQETKPPARPQRARLVVPSRSDLLLKNFTELIGGPMGARSAPGIVSPGVFTVERVLIILTVLAALCALVIKGYCRVNGWQSPGQFYSTCYSDFPDLFRNRSLGEDPFAFLSPGHLFEYPVLTGFIAAVTAWLIPGQGVTDSRTLGYFDVNAALIAALWIVAVLATARLSQRRPWDAAMVALAPGIVLAGTVSWDLWATGLLAVGMLCFARERLVLAGVLIGLAAAAKPYAALVLAAVFLLSLRTGRLRAFFLTAGTAAAAWVTVNIPVALANPAGWTYSLGFPVSREAGYGSAWFAYNLAARRLRWPVLDPGAVNVLALALFLLACAAVAYIALTAPRRPRLAQLAFLLVGALILTNKVYSPQFVLWLIPLVALARPRWRDFLVWQGIEGLYWAAVWMYLAQVSSQGPTQHNIDMPYYVLAVAAHMLVTAYLMGRVVWDIYDPNYDPVRRHHLDDPHGGPFNGLPDRLRLTPLNPSKAILTGRAKHHG, encoded by the coding sequence ATGCAGGAGACGAAGCCGCCGGCGCGCCCACAGCGTGCCCGCCTGGTTGTTCCCAGCCGCAGTGACCTGTTGCTGAAGAACTTCACGGAACTGATTGGCGGGCCCATGGGCGCCCGGTCGGCGCCCGGCATCGTCTCCCCCGGGGTGTTTACCGTGGAACGGGTCCTGATCATCCTGACAGTGCTGGCCGCTCTGTGCGCTCTGGTGATCAAGGGCTACTGCCGTGTCAACGGCTGGCAGAGCCCGGGCCAGTTCTATTCCACCTGCTATTCGGATTTCCCCGACCTCTTCCGGAACCGGTCCCTCGGAGAGGACCCGTTCGCCTTCCTCAGCCCGGGCCATCTCTTCGAGTATCCGGTCCTCACCGGTTTTATTGCCGCCGTCACCGCCTGGCTCATCCCCGGTCAAGGTGTCACTGATAGCCGCACCCTCGGCTATTTTGACGTTAATGCCGCCCTGATAGCAGCCCTGTGGATCGTTGCAGTCCTGGCCACGGCCCGACTGTCACAACGGCGCCCTTGGGATGCGGCCATGGTGGCGCTCGCGCCGGGCATTGTGCTCGCCGGAACCGTTAGCTGGGACCTGTGGGCGACAGGCCTGCTTGCTGTAGGGATGCTGTGTTTCGCGCGGGAACGGCTGGTGCTGGCCGGCGTGCTGATCGGGCTCGCCGCAGCAGCCAAGCCCTACGCCGCCCTGGTTCTGGCCGCCGTCTTCCTGCTCTCCCTCCGCACCGGCCGGCTCAGGGCATTCTTTCTGACCGCGGGAACAGCCGCGGCCGCCTGGGTGACGGTCAACATTCCCGTTGCGCTGGCCAATCCCGCCGGCTGGACGTACTCTCTCGGATTCCCGGTGTCCCGGGAGGCGGGCTACGGCTCGGCGTGGTTTGCCTACAATCTGGCGGCACGCCGCCTGCGCTGGCCCGTTCTTGACCCGGGTGCCGTCAACGTTCTGGCCCTGGCCCTCTTCCTGCTGGCCTGCGCAGCTGTCGCCTACATTGCCCTGACGGCTCCCCGGCGCCCGCGGCTGGCGCAGCTCGCGTTCCTGCTGGTGGGCGCCCTCATTCTGACAAACAAGGTGTACTCCCCGCAGTTCGTGCTCTGGCTCATTCCGCTGGTGGCGCTGGCCAGGCCGCGGTGGCGCGACTTTCTGGTGTGGCAGGGGATCGAAGGCCTCTATTGGGCTGCGGTGTGGATGTACCTCGCACAGGTTTCGAGTCAAGGTCCCACGCAACACAACATTGACATGCCCTACTACGTTCTGGCGGTGGCAGCACATATGCTCGTAACTGCATATTTGATGGGTCGGGTGGTTTGGGACATCTATGATCCGAACTACGATCCTGTGCGCAGGCACCATCTCGATGACCCGCATGGAGGTCCGTTCAACGGGTTGCCGGACCGGTTGCGCCTTACTCCCCTGAATCCCTCGAAAGCAATCCTCACCGGAAGGGCGAAGCACCATGGCTGA
- a CDS encoding histidine phosphatase family protein — translation MTDPNTAPRPQLWILRHGETEWSKSGQYTGLTDLPLTVEGEQQAVEARKILDQVDFDLVLTSPLRRARRTAELAGFPDAQHEPLAVEWNYGDYEGISSDLIRKDNPDYLIWTHGVPNGESLDEVAARADKIVARVLESGLDNVLIVAHGHFSRILTARWLELAPTEGRHFILGTAKVCTLGWDKKTPAIVRWGL, via the coding sequence ATGACTGACCCGAACACCGCGCCCCGCCCCCAGCTTTGGATCCTGCGCCACGGCGAGACGGAATGGTCAAAAAGCGGGCAATACACCGGGCTCACCGACCTCCCCTTGACGGTCGAAGGCGAGCAGCAGGCCGTGGAAGCCCGGAAAATCCTGGACCAGGTGGACTTCGACCTCGTCCTGACGTCACCGCTGCGCCGGGCAAGGCGCACGGCTGAACTTGCCGGCTTCCCCGATGCGCAGCACGAGCCGCTCGCGGTGGAATGGAACTACGGGGACTACGAGGGCATCAGCTCGGACCTCATCCGAAAGGACAACCCGGATTACCTCATCTGGACCCACGGCGTGCCCAACGGAGAATCCCTGGACGAGGTGGCGGCCCGCGCGGACAAGATTGTTGCCCGCGTGCTGGAATCCGGACTCGACAACGTGCTGATTGTGGCCCACGGACATTTCTCCCGGATCCTCACGGCGCGCTGGCTTGAATTGGCCCCCACCGAAGGCCGCCACTTTATTCTGGGCACGGCCAAAGTGTGCACCCTTGGATGGGACAAAAAGACACCAGCTATTGTGCGCTGGGGACTCTAA